A single genomic interval of Stieleria maiorica harbors:
- a CDS encoding haloacid dehalogenase type II has product MIIFDVNETLLSLDPLKESVGKVLGDREDLLPLWFSTMLHYSLVETLSGEYHSFGEIGTAALMMVAETRGIELTYDEAKQAIVTPLRSLPPHGDVAAGLRMLKQDGYRIVSLTNSSSLGVATQFQNAGLSDLFEKSYSVDAVKKFKPHPAPYRSVLSDLGVPPEEVLMVAAHAWDLAGAKNVGLQTAFVRRPGKALYPNVSEPDYVVKDLLELTKVLRQNVTE; this is encoded by the coding sequence GTGATTATCTTCGATGTTAACGAGACGCTCCTCAGTCTTGATCCGCTGAAGGAGTCGGTGGGAAAGGTGCTCGGCGATCGTGAAGATCTGCTGCCCCTCTGGTTCTCGACGATGTTACACTATTCGTTGGTGGAGACGCTGAGCGGTGAGTACCACAGCTTTGGCGAGATCGGAACGGCAGCATTGATGATGGTCGCCGAGACGAGAGGCATCGAACTTACTTACGACGAGGCGAAGCAAGCAATCGTCACCCCGCTGCGATCGCTTCCTCCACACGGCGATGTTGCCGCCGGACTCCGAATGCTCAAACAAGACGGCTACAGGATCGTCAGTTTGACGAATTCGTCGTCTCTCGGTGTCGCAACGCAATTCCAGAACGCTGGTTTGTCCGACTTGTTTGAGAAAAGCTATAGCGTGGACGCGGTCAAAAAGTTCAAGCCCCACCCGGCACCGTACCGCAGCGTCTTGAGTGACCTGGGCGTCCCGCCGGAAGAGGTTCTGATGGTGGCCGCCCACGCCTGGGACCTCGCCGGTGCAAAAAATGTCGGGTTGCAAACGGCCTTTGTCCGACGCCCTGGCAAAGCACTCTATCCGAACGTGTCGGAACCCGATTACGTTGTTAAAGACCTGCTGGAACTCACCAAGGTCTTGCGGCAGAACGTGACTGAGTGA
- a CDS encoding Hsp20/alpha crystallin family protein encodes MTTTKHNPKNGNGDSPSVHSGNGEETYQATFSPRFDIWEGDDELVLYGDLPGVDPDSLDIAFENRQLTIHGKVCNRHDDDRMLYSEYGVGDFHRTFTIGEAIDSERINAELHDGVLTLHLPKSEQAKPRRIKVTAN; translated from the coding sequence ATGACAACAACCAAACACAATCCCAAAAATGGCAATGGCGATTCGCCGTCCGTCCACAGCGGAAACGGCGAAGAGACCTACCAAGCGACCTTCTCCCCTCGATTCGATATTTGGGAGGGCGACGACGAGTTGGTCCTCTACGGCGACCTGCCCGGCGTCGATCCTGACAGCCTGGACATCGCGTTTGAGAATCGGCAACTGACGATTCACGGAAAGGTCTGCAACCGTCACGACGACGATCGAATGCTGTATAGCGAATACGGCGTCGGAGACTTCCACCGGACGTTCACGATCGGAGAAGCGATCGACAGCGAACGCATCAACGCTGAATTGCACGATGGCGTGTTGACGCTTCACCTGCCGAAGTCCGAGCAAGCCAAGCCTCGCCGCATCAAAGTGACAGCCAACTGA
- a CDS encoding MarR family winged helix-turn-helix transcriptional regulator, giving the protein MQFGSESSPGFAIGRVAYLIRTGMTAVLKAAGWPFSPEETQTLISLLDAGRPLSMNELASLMIRDPTTVKRQLDRLVEHQFVQRNASSKDARIVMISLTRRGEQQLQKVLPLLDDLRKVALKGISKSQLDVTQHVLREMQKNLSNHLSKD; this is encoded by the coding sequence ATGCAATTCGGCTCGGAGTCCTCGCCTGGGTTCGCAATCGGGCGTGTCGCTTATCTGATCCGCACCGGAATGACAGCGGTGCTGAAGGCGGCCGGATGGCCGTTCTCGCCGGAGGAAACTCAGACGCTGATCTCGTTGCTGGATGCCGGGCGACCGCTCAGCATGAACGAGTTGGCGTCGCTGATGATTCGCGACCCGACGACCGTCAAGCGGCAACTGGATCGGCTGGTTGAACATCAATTCGTCCAGCGAAACGCATCCAGCAAAGACGCTCGCATCGTGATGATCAGCTTGACTCGCCGAGGCGAACAGCAGCTGCAAAAGGTCCTCCCCTTACTCGACGACCTCCGCAAAGTCGCATTGAAGGGGATTTCAAAGTCGCAGCTGGACGTGACGCAACATGTTCTGCGGGAGATGCAGAAGAACCTCTCGAACCACCTCTCAAAGGATTAA
- a CDS encoding sulfatase-like hydrolase/transferase has product MTSLISKTPNWNGNVSLAHNVIAPLPRTCRIRISIPSLAVFVCVCLWFTPHSFAQRPNFIFILTDDQSYGMMGCDGNEVTQTPNLDRLAREGVFFDRAYITSAICTPSRISILLSQFERKHGVNFNSGTSVAPEAWAKSYPVIMRDAGYYTGYVGKNHAPLGKGGYTSGLMEKSFDYFYAGHGHIRFYPKDHHEIFQSAKHDTQVEIVGESIVDFLSNDHRLEGVLRFLDSRPDDRPFCLSVCLNLPHGAGTSTMQMRDSDDQIYKTLYRDIEVPLPANYVAKADIKRPKLPPDVLKVENRQAGYNWVDTPQTARERITRQMQAMTGIDRMVGQVREKLVDEGLDDNTVIIFTSDHGLYSGQQGLGGKAFCYEQTTHVPLIVYHPAAPEDARGGRSDQLVQSIDIAPTMLDFAGIDTPESFQGKSLRGLIQGDQHPVHEYIFTENLWSTHFGNPRIEAVQDKRWKYIRYYRNENFPAAWKIRVAKELGIPQNEMLYGVHDDGIAVYRYYVEASLEGERPVYEELYDIHSDPDELQNLINAPEHAAALQRLKVAWKEKLTEARGTGVPSVLRYTADSEQSYQSK; this is encoded by the coding sequence ATGACCTCATTAATTTCAAAAACGCCCAACTGGAATGGAAACGTGTCGCTCGCTCACAACGTCATCGCACCACTGCCGAGAACCTGTCGAATCCGGATTTCGATTCCGTCTCTGGCGGTGTTTGTCTGCGTCTGTCTGTGGTTCACGCCCCATTCGTTCGCCCAGCGGCCCAACTTCATTTTCATTCTGACCGACGATCAATCGTACGGCATGATGGGCTGTGATGGAAACGAAGTGACGCAGACACCCAATCTGGACCGACTCGCGCGTGAAGGCGTTTTCTTCGACCGGGCGTACATCACCAGTGCCATCTGTACGCCCAGCCGAATTTCGATTTTGCTCAGCCAATTCGAACGAAAGCATGGCGTCAACTTCAACTCCGGAACGAGCGTCGCGCCGGAGGCATGGGCGAAGTCGTATCCGGTCATCATGCGCGATGCCGGATACTACACCGGATACGTGGGCAAGAACCACGCACCGCTCGGCAAGGGTGGGTACACCAGTGGTTTGATGGAAAAGTCGTTCGATTATTTCTATGCGGGGCACGGTCACATTCGGTTTTACCCCAAAGACCACCACGAGATCTTTCAGTCGGCCAAGCACGACACGCAGGTGGAGATCGTCGGTGAAAGCATCGTCGACTTTTTGTCCAACGACCATCGACTGGAAGGAGTATTGCGTTTTCTTGATTCGCGCCCCGACGATCGACCGTTCTGTTTAAGCGTGTGCTTGAATCTGCCCCATGGTGCGGGGACCAGTACGATGCAGATGCGAGATAGCGACGATCAGATTTATAAGACGTTGTACCGAGATATCGAAGTTCCCTTGCCAGCGAACTACGTGGCCAAAGCCGACATCAAGCGTCCCAAGCTGCCGCCAGATGTTTTGAAGGTCGAAAACCGACAGGCGGGCTACAACTGGGTGGACACTCCACAGACGGCACGTGAGCGTATCACTCGTCAGATGCAGGCGATGACCGGCATCGACCGCATGGTCGGTCAAGTTCGCGAAAAACTGGTCGACGAGGGTTTGGACGACAACACCGTGATCATCTTCACCTCTGATCACGGCCTCTATTCGGGACAACAGGGACTCGGCGGCAAAGCGTTCTGTTACGAACAAACGACGCACGTCCCCCTGATCGTCTACCACCCGGCGGCCCCCGAGGATGCGAGGGGCGGACGCAGCGATCAACTCGTGCAGTCGATCGACATCGCACCCACGATGCTGGACTTTGCCGGAATCGACACGCCCGAATCCTTTCAAGGCAAGAGTCTCCGCGGTCTGATCCAAGGCGATCAGCATCCCGTACACGAATACATTTTCACGGAAAACCTTTGGTCCACGCATTTCGGCAACCCGCGAATCGAAGCGGTGCAGGACAAACGTTGGAAGTACATCCGCTACTACAGGAACGAAAACTTTCCGGCGGCTTGGAAGATTCGCGTGGCAAAAGAACTTGGCATCCCGCAAAACGAGATGCTATACGGCGTGCACGATGATGGCATCGCCGTCTATCGCTACTACGTCGAGGCGTCCCTGGAGGGCGAACGGCCGGTGTACGAAGAATTGTATGACATTCATTCTGATCCCGATGAGTTGCAGAATCTGATTAACGCCCCGGAGCACGCCGCGGCGCTACAGCGTTTAAAAGTCGCGTGGAAAGAGAAACTCACCGAGGCTCGCGGGACCGGCGTCCCAAGCGTGCTCCGCTACACCGCCGACAGCGAGCAGAGTTATCAATCCAAGTGA
- a CDS encoding serine/threonine-protein kinase, translated as MTTTATTTCPPVETLRRYCLGEYSDADGDRIEKHLSECAACEAALSELDETNDSLVRHLPLTGHSDQQGESGWLQRLMAFPPDDSAPTTTNDDIVDECQNENSFDAYELSGILGQGGMGVVYAARHRQLGRPVAIKVVNPRLVAAKEAQRRFDREIQVLGTLNHPGIVSATDAGRIAGAAYLVMERIEGADLASIVRKQGPLSISEACEIARQIALALASAHDAGAVHRDVKPSNVMLDQSGRVKLLDFGLAHLAESAGSHEETSLGRLLGTLDYMSPEQAGGEQVGRAADLYGLGATLFFLLSGRPPKVADRSQTLLRQLKALTEDAAPRLNDVRGDIPAELNDLVAALLDRDPGKRPASAAQVATELKTWAESASESLSQLASSVESQKPLMTDGAEVARSLSSLLGRDASQRTLAVASDSGGHHRVGWLIATMLIAFAVLIYFGIIVLIRTDQGTIRIESEVAGVTVELLDEDAQVERPRIERQAGQTKVEAGKYHPDSLLAILQRYNDETRQERQEKFTPPIDDLSLEELMAAFKSAARMHRNNGEHAIADALEDTVTSKRLADSLEFGGVMGASQRSQSDGEVVFRQILPGLNIETGPNSAKLVVLSQAELRWSRDGWSSPDWGEIHPPIDGTWKLHSVKADGADLDDAAFERFCEQHPAWMTIRISNEDELTLDAESSPQPFKLRLSYQDLSRFQMVRDGKSAYQGLFMGNGFIDDTELRLTLDLSGGPPPQNYRTEGTDAITLDYRRAKESIDSKASNHPQYPPSPEFPPVKISIFDEDGVPAAGAKVAMRFRNPANGAAEIDAEHVTGADGVAVDRILPYGKYYAIVKTSDGWYMSIRELPVEFGKGIRLKVIVPSPQHRATLKLAAATGLHQIEGLKKLPMGDLRDYFTKRNSSFSPITTPEPSDDLGRFSTFPTLGNGVDQLAVAIRFDVHRIVPQPADSPPEVDGEWIWLPDHLPKFRSYFLIDGKASPKLSVNVFHRRPAKDGKFFRDLGSSMQIGYIQYEFADPIPLPTTIDIPAGLVTVHLTGIYGRATAEVARSLGIQPPSDDQPRIWLSENVKADSEWVQMIPGTKDWFYRKPERTHHHHLLRVENALTADETMVVALHPATD; from the coding sequence ATGACCACCACCGCAACTACAACGTGCCCCCCGGTCGAAACGCTTCGTCGTTACTGCCTCGGGGAGTATTCGGATGCCGATGGGGACCGAATCGAGAAACATCTTTCGGAATGTGCCGCATGTGAAGCAGCTCTTTCTGAATTGGATGAGACCAACGACTCGCTCGTTCGCCATTTGCCGCTGACGGGACATTCAGATCAACAGGGCGAATCCGGGTGGCTGCAACGACTGATGGCCTTTCCGCCAGATGACTCTGCGCCAACAACGACGAATGACGATATCGTCGATGAATGCCAAAACGAAAACAGCTTCGATGCCTACGAACTATCCGGCATTTTGGGCCAAGGAGGCATGGGCGTTGTTTATGCCGCACGGCATCGGCAGCTCGGTCGACCGGTCGCAATCAAAGTTGTCAATCCGAGACTGGTTGCGGCGAAAGAGGCTCAGCGGCGCTTTGACCGCGAGATTCAAGTGCTGGGAACGCTGAACCACCCGGGCATCGTGTCGGCAACCGACGCGGGCCGGATCGCGGGAGCGGCATACTTGGTCATGGAACGAATCGAGGGCGCCGATTTGGCGTCGATCGTTCGAAAGCAAGGGCCCCTATCGATCTCGGAAGCCTGTGAGATCGCTCGGCAGATCGCATTAGCGCTCGCATCGGCTCATGATGCCGGCGCGGTCCATCGCGATGTCAAACCATCCAACGTGATGCTTGATCAATCAGGACGAGTCAAGCTACTGGACTTTGGGCTCGCACATTTGGCCGAATCCGCGGGCAGCCACGAAGAAACTTCGCTGGGCCGACTACTGGGCACACTCGACTACATGTCACCGGAACAGGCTGGCGGCGAACAAGTTGGTCGTGCTGCGGATTTGTATGGACTCGGCGCAACGCTGTTCTTTCTGCTGAGCGGCCGGCCGCCAAAGGTTGCGGATCGCAGCCAAACTCTGCTTCGCCAATTGAAGGCGCTGACCGAAGACGCGGCGCCGAGGTTGAACGATGTTCGCGGCGACATTCCCGCGGAATTGAACGATTTAGTCGCAGCGCTGCTTGATCGCGATCCGGGGAAACGACCGGCCAGTGCGGCTCAAGTCGCCACCGAACTGAAAACATGGGCCGAGAGCGCAAGCGAATCGCTCTCCCAACTTGCCAGTTCCGTCGAGTCGCAAAAGCCGCTAATGACCGACGGTGCGGAAGTCGCTCGATCACTTTCCTCATTGCTCGGCCGCGACGCATCCCAGCGCACGTTGGCTGTAGCGTCGGACAGCGGCGGACATCACCGCGTGGGGTGGCTCATCGCGACGATGTTGATCGCCTTTGCCGTACTGATCTACTTCGGGATCATCGTTTTGATTCGGACCGACCAGGGCACCATTCGAATCGAATCCGAAGTCGCCGGAGTGACCGTGGAATTGCTCGACGAAGACGCTCAAGTCGAGCGACCGCGGATCGAGAGACAAGCTGGCCAAACGAAGGTGGAAGCTGGCAAATACCATCCGGATTCGTTGCTGGCTATCTTGCAACGATACAACGACGAAACGCGACAGGAGCGTCAGGAAAAGTTTACTCCTCCGATTGATGATCTGTCGTTGGAAGAGCTGATGGCAGCATTCAAGTCGGCGGCAAGGATGCATCGGAACAATGGCGAACACGCGATCGCCGATGCATTGGAAGATACCGTGACATCGAAACGACTGGCCGATTCCCTGGAGTTCGGTGGAGTGATGGGAGCGTCACAAAGGTCGCAAAGTGATGGCGAAGTGGTTTTTCGTCAAATCCTTCCCGGTCTGAATATCGAAACGGGGCCGAACAGCGCCAAGCTTGTGGTCCTTTCGCAAGCCGAACTCCGTTGGAGTCGCGATGGCTGGTCGTCGCCGGACTGGGGAGAGATCCATCCGCCGATCGACGGAACGTGGAAGCTGCATTCGGTCAAAGCCGACGGAGCGGATCTCGATGATGCCGCCTTCGAACGATTTTGCGAACAACACCCGGCATGGATGACCATCAGGATTTCGAATGAAGACGAATTGACCTTGGACGCAGAATCATCTCCTCAGCCATTCAAACTGAGACTGAGCTACCAAGACCTTTCACGATTTCAGATGGTCCGAGATGGGAAGAGTGCCTATCAGGGTCTCTTTATGGGCAACGGATTCATTGATGACACCGAACTGCGTTTGACATTGGACCTCAGTGGTGGTCCACCGCCACAGAACTATCGAACAGAAGGCACCGATGCCATCACGCTGGACTATCGCCGAGCAAAAGAGTCGATTGATTCGAAAGCGAGCAACCATCCGCAGTATCCGCCGTCACCGGAGTTTCCTCCCGTCAAGATTTCTATATTCGACGAAGATGGCGTTCCAGCGGCCGGCGCCAAAGTTGCGATGCGTTTTCGAAATCCCGCAAACGGAGCAGCCGAGATCGATGCGGAACACGTCACCGGCGCTGACGGAGTGGCCGTTGATCGGATTCTGCCCTACGGCAAATACTACGCCATCGTTAAAACGAGTGATGGTTGGTACATGAGCATTCGCGAACTGCCGGTCGAGTTTGGAAAAGGGATTCGCCTAAAGGTCATCGTGCCCTCTCCTCAGCATCGGGCAACGTTGAAGCTGGCCGCTGCGACAGGCCTTCACCAAATCGAAGGTTTGAAGAAACTCCCAATGGGCGATCTTCGCGATTACTTTACCAAAAGGAACTCGAGCTTTTCACCCATCACCACGCCGGAACCCAGCGACGATCTTGGGCGTTTCTCGACCTTTCCGACGCTTGGAAACGGCGTTGATCAACTGGCAGTGGCCATCCGATTTGACGTCCACCGGATCGTCCCGCAGCCTGCCGACAGCCCGCCAGAAGTCGACGGCGAGTGGATCTGGCTGCCGGACCATTTGCCGAAATTTCGTAGCTATTTCTTGATCGATGGCAAGGCCTCTCCGAAGCTGTCCGTCAACGTTTTTCATCGTCGTCCGGCCAAGGACGGGAAATTCTTTCGTGACTTGGGGTCGTCGATGCAAATCGGCTACATTCAATACGAGTTTGCAGACCCCATTCCGCTGCCAACCACCATTGACATTCCTGCCGGACTGGTCACCGTGCATTTGACGGGGATCTATGGTCGGGCCACGGCGGAGGTCGCAAGGTCGCTCGGCATCCAACCACCGAGCGACGACCAGCCGCGGATCTGGTTGTCGGAAAACGTCAAAGCCGATTCTGAATGGGTGCAGATGATCCCCGGGACAAAAGATTGGTTTTACCGCAAACCCGAACGCACCCACCATCATCATTTGTTGCGGGTCGAAAATGCGCTGACTGCCGACGAGACGATGGTGGTCGCACTTCATCCGGCGACTGATTGA
- a CDS encoding Hsp20/alpha crystallin family protein, with translation MLATRWDPWTEMNRLSREMDRVFGRRGTGNEMGRPFAAGSYPALNVWEDDDNLYAEAELPGFNMDELEIYVTGNQLTIKGERRPPEHGDGTWHRQERGYGKFSRMIEVPGDVDGDKVSAEFKNGVLHITLPKSEAVKPRRIEVKAN, from the coding sequence ATGTTGGCAACTCGATGGGATCCGTGGACCGAAATGAACCGCCTGAGCCGCGAGATGGATCGGGTCTTCGGTCGCCGCGGAACGGGCAACGAGATGGGACGTCCGTTTGCCGCCGGATCGTATCCGGCACTGAACGTCTGGGAAGACGACGACAATCTGTACGCCGAAGCCGAACTGCCCGGCTTCAATATGGATGAGTTGGAAATCTACGTCACGGGGAATCAGCTGACGATCAAGGGCGAGCGACGCCCGCCGGAACACGGGGACGGCACGTGGCATCGCCAAGAACGCGGCTATGGAAAATTCAGTCGCATGATCGAAGTGCCCGGTGATGTCGATGGCGACAAGGTATCGGCCGAGTTCAAAAACGGCGTGCTGCACATCACGCTGCCCAAGAGCGAAGCCGTCAAACCGCGACGCATCGAAGTCAAAGCGAACTGA
- a CDS encoding alkyl/aryl-sulfatase, with product MNTTIVSLFTARSCIVGLTCVFALTAGVARGQTQVEPDTALRMLNAQQQQFQRGVVKVSDNVFTAVGFHGANTSMIVGTDGVIIVDTLFGPASASNAAEAFRQYSDKPVKAIIYTHSHGDHIGGASAFLSDEQPDIYATETFGSAEGVNKAVDPVKQKRNVRQFGRKLSAAESTNRGVAPAGTDDSDRGKGFLPPTITVPAGGLKTTIAGVELELHLAPGETDDALFVWLPKEKVLLAGDNFYSSFPNLYAIRGTAYRDVLDWSESVAKMAALKPHAVVPGHTMPIRGQEAATTALKDYSEAIRSVYDQTVRGINAGKGPDQLAHEVKLPEHLKDNPYLIQFYGTVPHAVRAIYCGLLGWYDGNPTTLNPLEPRTKAKKMAELAGGTQALTKQMEAALATQDYQWALELADHVKWLPDADRQLARKVKVAALRGLAAREYNAPNRNYYLSYANELETGQLSELWF from the coding sequence ATGAACACGACGATCGTATCTCTCTTCACCGCACGTTCCTGTATCGTCGGTCTGACGTGCGTTTTCGCGTTAACCGCGGGAGTTGCCCGTGGGCAGACACAGGTCGAACCCGACACCGCGCTGAGGATGCTCAATGCACAGCAACAACAATTCCAGCGAGGTGTTGTCAAAGTGTCCGACAACGTCTTCACCGCCGTCGGATTTCACGGCGCGAACACCTCGATGATCGTCGGCACCGATGGCGTGATCATCGTCGACACGCTCTTCGGTCCGGCCAGTGCGTCGAATGCGGCCGAGGCGTTTCGGCAATACAGCGACAAACCGGTCAAGGCGATCATCTATACCCACAGTCACGGCGATCACATCGGTGGAGCCAGTGCGTTTCTGAGTGATGAGCAACCGGACATCTATGCGACGGAAACCTTTGGTTCCGCCGAAGGTGTCAACAAGGCCGTGGATCCGGTCAAGCAAAAACGAAACGTCCGCCAGTTCGGTCGAAAACTCTCTGCGGCCGAAAGCACCAATCGTGGCGTTGCACCGGCCGGGACCGACGATAGCGACCGCGGCAAAGGGTTTCTTCCACCGACCATCACGGTCCCGGCCGGCGGATTGAAAACAACGATCGCAGGCGTCGAACTGGAGTTGCACCTCGCCCCCGGTGAGACCGACGACGCGTTGTTCGTCTGGCTGCCCAAAGAAAAGGTGCTGCTGGCAGGCGACAATTTCTACAGCTCCTTTCCCAACCTGTATGCGATTCGCGGCACCGCCTATCGCGACGTGCTGGATTGGTCCGAAAGCGTTGCGAAGATGGCCGCTTTGAAACCACATGCCGTGGTTCCTGGCCATACCATGCCCATCCGAGGCCAAGAAGCCGCCACCACCGCACTGAAAGACTATAGCGAAGCGATTCGCAGCGTGTACGACCAAACCGTCCGTGGCATCAACGCCGGAAAAGGCCCCGACCAGCTCGCCCACGAAGTCAAGCTGCCAGAGCACTTGAAAGACAATCCCTATTTGATCCAGTTTTATGGCACGGTGCCACACGCAGTGCGCGCCATCTACTGCGGATTGCTGGGTTGGTATGACGGCAATCCGACGACCTTGAATCCACTTGAGCCGCGGACGAAAGCGAAAAAGATGGCCGAATTGGCCGGCGGGACGCAAGCCCTGACCAAACAAATGGAAGCCGCCTTGGCAACACAGGACTACCAATGGGCGCTGGAGCTGGCCGACCACGTCAAATGGTTGCCCGATGCCGACAGACAACTCGCCCGAAAAGTCAAGGTCGCAGCGCTACGGGGACTGGCGGCTCGTGAGTACAATGCCCCCAACCGCAACTACTACCTCAGCTACGCCAACGAACTCGAAACCGGCCAGCTAAGCGAACTGTGGTTCTAG
- a CDS encoding RNA polymerase sigma factor, with amino-acid sequence MTTLAESPNDSSDLSLALRLQRDSADAWQDLVELYGPLVKSWAGRTGLDSAAAEDICQEVFLAVHRSIGEFDLTVEGATFRGWLWRITRNAVLRSFRKPLPDARGGSTANARFAELHDAINDRELTETPPDSPDDTTALLTRAMRQIESRVEPTTWQAFIRTTIYGESTAEVAESLGLSPTAVRKAKSRTLQRLRKQLGDLA; translated from the coding sequence ATGACGACGCTTGCGGAATCGCCGAACGACTCATCGGACCTTAGCCTTGCCCTGCGGCTGCAGCGAGATTCCGCGGATGCTTGGCAAGACCTGGTTGAATTGTACGGTCCGCTCGTGAAGAGCTGGGCGGGGCGGACCGGACTCGATTCGGCGGCCGCAGAGGACATTTGCCAGGAGGTCTTCCTCGCTGTGCACCGATCCATCGGCGAATTTGATTTGACCGTCGAAGGTGCGACGTTCCGCGGATGGCTGTGGCGAATCACGCGAAATGCAGTCCTGAGGTCGTTCCGCAAACCACTACCGGATGCCCGTGGTGGCAGCACCGCGAATGCCCGATTCGCCGAACTTCACGACGCAATCAACGACCGTGAACTCACCGAAACACCGCCCGATTCGCCCGATGACACGACCGCATTGCTGACCCGGGCGATGCGGCAAATCGAGTCGCGCGTGGAACCGACGACGTGGCAAGCGTTTATCCGCACAACCATCTACGGCGAGTCGACCGCCGAAGTGGCCGAGTCGCTGGGACTCTCGCCGACAGCCGTACGAAAGGCCAAAAGCCGAACGCTGCAGCGGCTTCGCAAACAGCTCGGTGATCTCGCGTGA
- a CDS encoding family 16 glycosylhydrolase: MFKQALFVSLALTISLAGCSQTRLRAQTARNNVPLSATDADQWRIRWDRSDDFNGNEVDWKKWNKSPENFGAWVWDNENNVAVSGGVLQITMRRLPTPVAKGGRPPTPYTSGMLKSHVTGSYGYYEARLKGAPLFPGVCPSFWLYSKIDDSIVTAGQTRYSEVDIVELTQRGDRVAGNERIADCNLHAILANGKPGMPGREWHRPNDERFKAEQANESRLPFDPRDDFHTYGCEVTPETITWYIDGKPIGQKQNRYWHREMNVALSLGLRPPYSTYTVKGFVPSDVEGNDEFPTTMKVDYVRVWDRVK, translated from the coding sequence ATGTTCAAGCAAGCACTCTTCGTTTCCCTCGCGCTGACCATCTCGCTTGCCGGCTGCAGCCAAACGCGATTACGCGCGCAGACCGCCAGGAACAACGTCCCGCTGTCGGCCACCGACGCGGACCAATGGAGAATTCGCTGGGACCGTTCCGATGACTTCAACGGCAATGAAGTGGACTGGAAAAAGTGGAACAAGTCGCCTGAGAACTTCGGTGCCTGGGTCTGGGACAACGAAAACAACGTCGCCGTCTCGGGCGGCGTTCTTCAAATCACGATGCGGCGACTGCCGACTCCGGTCGCGAAAGGCGGCAGGCCCCCGACGCCCTACACCTCCGGCATGTTGAAGTCTCACGTAACGGGATCCTATGGCTACTACGAGGCCAGGCTCAAGGGGGCGCCACTGTTCCCGGGCGTCTGCCCGTCGTTTTGGCTGTACAGCAAGATCGACGATTCGATCGTCACGGCTGGACAGACCCGGTACAGCGAAGTCGACATCGTCGAACTGACGCAGCGCGGCGATCGCGTCGCAGGCAACGAGCGGATCGCGGACTGCAACTTGCACGCGATCCTTGCCAACGGCAAACCGGGAATGCCGGGACGCGAGTGGCATCGGCCCAACGACGAACGTTTTAAGGCCGAGCAAGCGAACGAGTCGCGACTTCCCTTTGATCCCCGCGACGACTTCCATACGTATGGCTGCGAGGTCACGCCGGAGACGATCACCTGGTACATCGACGGCAAACCGATCGGTCAAAAACAGAACCGATACTGGCACCGCGAAATGAACGTCGCACTTTCACTCGGACTCCGCCCACCCTATTCGACCTACACCGTCAAAGGGTTTGTACCCTCGGACGTTGAAGGCAACGACGAATTCCCCACCACCATGAAAGTCGATTACGTCCGCGTCTGGGATCGAGTGAAGTAG